The Natronocella acetinitrilica DNA segment AGGGTCTGTCGACCTGGCTTGGCGAAGCAGGCAGCGGCCTGTCCGGTGGTCAGCGACGGCGGCTGGCACTGGCCCGTACCCTGCTCAAACCCGCAGCCATCGTTCTGCTGGATGAGCCAACGGAAGGCCTGGACGGCACCACGGAGCGCCGGGTTCTGCGGGGAATCGATCGGCTAGTGGGCGAGCGCAGTCTCATCGTCATAGGCCATGACCCCAGCCGCTTTCCCCGCATGGACCGGTTGCTGCGCCTCAGCGAGGGTCGGCTGTCGCCGCTGTGACTGTCTCGAAGCGCTCCATCTCGCTACCCCTGGTGAACGCTTCCTTGGGCATCGGGTTGGCATGGGCGGCACGGAAATCGTCGCTGCCTACCCAGCTGTCGAAGGCTGCCTTGTCATTCCATACGGTCAGCACCTGATAGGGTGCGCCGTCGCTCAGGGGCCGCAATACCTCCATACGCAGGAAACCTGGCTGCCCGTTGACCTCACCGGCACGTTTGCGAAACCGCTCTTCGAACGTCTCGCACCAGTCCGAAGCAACCCAGACCCTGTTGACCACCGTGTACATGCCTTCCACCTCCCGGATACGTCGACATCGAAGCCGGAACCGAAGCCCCGTTCGCTGGTCTCTGAGCTTATGCTGAAACGTCTGCTTCTGCTCTTTCTACTGTCACTGCCGATGGCCGCCACGGCCACCGATGCCGTCTGGGAAGCACTCCAGGAAGGGGGACATGCGGTGCTGATGCGCCATGCCCTGGCGCCGGGCACTGGTGACCCGGCCGGGTTTGTCCTGGAGGATTGCACCACCCAGCGCAATCTGTCCGCCGGTGGCCGGCGTCAGGCAGAGCGTATGGGAGAATTGTTCCGTGCCCAGGGTCTTGGCGATCTCACGGTATACACCAGCCGATGGTGCCGGTCGCGTGACACGGCGGAGGCCCTGGATCTGGGTCCGGTGACCGAACTCGAAGCCCTGGACTCATTTTTCGCTTTTCGGGATCGGCGCGATACGGCCTTGCGGGGCATGCGGGAGGCCATTATCGAACTACAGGGTGGGCCATCAGTGGTCATGGTCACACATCAGGTGAACATCACGGGAACTGTGAGTAACTGGGTCAACTCGGGAGAGGCGGTGGTAGTCCGTGCCGACGACAATGGCGGCATTATCGAGGTAGGGCGCATCCCTGCGCCATCCTCGGACTGAATACTTCAGCGCTTCCTTAATCTTCGGATGATTGGATGGCACGCAGGCCACCCGCGACGTTGACTACATTGGTATAGCCGAGGCGTTTGAGGTTATCCGCCGCCAACGCACCCCGATTACCAGCCGCACAGTGACAGACAATCTGGGTATCCTTGTCCGGCACGGCCTCACCGATGCGCATCTCCAGCGTACCGCGACTGATATTGACAGCGCCGTCCAGGTGACCCTGGTCGAACTCCTCCTTGTCCCGCACATCCAGCACCAGCGCACCTGCGGCAATTCTCTGCTTCGCCTCCTCCGGGGAGACTTCGGTGATCCGCTCGCGGGCCTCGTCGGCCATGCGAAGAAACTCCGGGGGTGGGGTTGTCATGGGTAATCTCCCTGGTAGAACAGTATCGCAACCTTATCGAATACTGACCGGGTCAGCACGCATGGCCTGCCTGGGCGCCACGCAGACGACTGGCAAAATGCCAGCTTCCATCACCCCGCACCGGCTCGCGAGACAACAGATCAGCCATGTACTCCCCGAGCATACGGTAGCTTTCCCACTGATTCTCGTCGAAGAACTGATCGCTGGTGGGTTGATGGGGAAAGCTGGGGTTACTGGCATGGTACTCGGCAAGATCCGCCGGTTCAGCCCCGGTCAGCGTGGGCTTGACGTAGACCAGCCAGTGCTCACCTCCCGCCGTCCCGGTGTTTTCGTCTGCATAGGCGATTCGGGCCAGTGCGAAGTGTCGCAGCGACCGCGCCGGGGCATCAGCCGCCCCGGAAGCGGTGACGGTCTCGTTGCGATTGCGTTGCCGCCGCAATTGCTCAAGGCTGCCGAACAGATGGCCAACATTCAGCGCAGCCAGCTCTTCAACCCCGAGAAACCGGATATCTGCATCAAAATCCAGCCGCGCCTTGCGGATGAGTCCAGCCAGGCCGTGGTAGGTGTAGTCCGGATCCGCCTCGGCATCAACCAGCACCATCACCCCGGGGCGCCGCCGAATGAGTTCATAACCGCCAAGATTCTCGAAGTGGCCGCCATCGGAGAGGTACCAGTGCGCCAGCGAAGTGCCCCGGAACCGGGCCAGCATCTCCGCCATCAGAAAGCTGTAGACAGGAAACGCACGCTCCAGCAGCCGTCGTGCCGCCGACCGGCGCGGCTGATTGTCTCCACGCAGTGCGGGATCAATTCCTGAATACCACCAGTAGCCCAGGCGAATGTTCGCAAGCGCAGACAACACGCTGATGGGCAGACTGGTTCGGGAGCCCAGACCGGTGCTGAAGGCTGCCCCCGAGATCGAAACCAACGCCCCGATAGAGAGCCGCTCCCAGGCGCATCGTGGTTCATCACCCCGGCGGCGAAACTCGAACACACGATAAGCGGAGGCATCCTCGGGGAGGACGGTGCAACTGTCTGCATCAGCCCCGCCCTCCGAGCCCGCTACCGGAAAAAGCGCATGATGACGCACCCCGAGACTCATGCCGCAGGGGCCGAATGCAAGCCCGATTCCCTTGCGATCCCGCTGCTGCAACTGGGACCTGCCATCGATGGTCTCATTCACAGTCACGTTGATGAGGTGCAGCGGCATGGCTCGCCAGGCAGCGCCGGCGGCCTCACCCAGCGGCGCATGATAATCGGCCAGTGCCACGTCATCATCCTCGACAACGTGCAGCACGGAACGGTCTGGCCCCCGGTGACGCCTGGGGTTTGACGCTCCCAGATAGGCCCGCGTCAATCGCGCCATGTATAGGGCATGATGGCCGGATCGATTGACGAAACCATGCAACTGACCGAGCAACGACACCACCAGTCCCAGTACGAAAACCGCGAATCCGGCACGCAGCGCGATGGCGCCCACATCCGCTGCAACCGCAGGAGTCAGCATCCGATAGCCCTGGCTGATACCGTGGGCGACTGTCGACATCACCAGCAGATAGGTGGCGAGAAGGACGATCGCAATCGCCCAGGCGATCACCAGCTTGGGAGCCGGGGGCCGTTTTTCTGTGCGCGGCACGAACCGGGTGACAAGCTGCTGAACCGCAGCCAGAACGCCGACGAGCCCGGCACCGCCGGCAAACAGGCCGGTGAGCCCGATATCCAGCCCCTCGGCGGCAAACAACCACCAGAAAATGCTGGCACCGGCCGAATCCACCAGGGTGATCACCAGCAACGCCACGAAGACGAGCAGCAGGAGCAGATACAGCTGCGAGATTTTCTGGCGTTGGCGACTGGCCTGCTCATCGGCCGGATTGCGCTCACCTGGGCGGCGCAATCGCCAGCGTCGGAGCATTTGTCGATCCACCATGCCCGCCATGACCAGGGTGATAATCCCGATCAGGCCAAGGGTCCAGGCCAACAGGGATGCCGGAGACCTCCCCTGCAGTTCAAACAGGTGGATGGCAAAACCGGCCA contains these protein-coding regions:
- a CDS encoding antibiotic biosynthesis monooxygenase family protein, which encodes MYTVVNRVWVASDWCETFEERFRKRAGEVNGQPGFLRMEVLRPLSDGAPYQVLTVWNDKAAFDSWVGSDDFRAAHANPMPKEAFTRGSEMERFETVTAATADPR
- a CDS encoding histidine phosphatase family protein encodes the protein MLKRLLLLFLLSLPMAATATDAVWEALQEGGHAVLMRHALAPGTGDPAGFVLEDCTTQRNLSAGGRRQAERMGELFRAQGLGDLTVYTSRWCRSRDTAEALDLGPVTELEALDSFFAFRDRRDTALRGMREAIIELQGGPSVVMVTHQVNITGTVSNWVNSGEAVVVRADDNGGIIEVGRIPAPSSD
- a CDS encoding rhodanese-like domain-containing protein; its protein translation is MTTPPPEFLRMADEARERITEVSPEEAKQRIAAGALVLDVRDKEEFDQGHLDGAVNISRGTLEMRIGEAVPDKDTQIVCHCAAGNRGALAADNLKRLGYTNVVNVAGGLRAIQSSED